The nucleotide sequence cttaatacTCAAGTAAAAAGCACACTTTGGAATCATGGTAaagaaaagatgctcgcgaacATTGAAGCGCTTTATCCGGCCTATTTACAAGACGCATCCATAGTTCCGTAGGATGGTGATACATTGTGATTACGTCCTATTGCAAAGCTAGTTGTTTCTCTAGTTACGATATGACAAACACAGTGGTCGTTCTAATGCCAAACCCAGTGTAGTCCAGGACTTCAGGGGGGCCTTGCGTGATTGCGTCGGTGTCAAGCGAGGCTGTCTCATCAAGAAGCCTCCCTGGCGATCCACCTCAAGATGTGAATGCAGCATAGCATAGTACCTCAAACAGTTAGCTTTAGAGTGACTCCCATAGAGCCCATAGTTCACGCGCACGCCATGCTTTCAGCTCTAAAGGGGGAAAAGCTCCCAAAAATGACAACGCCCATTCCTTAGAAAAAAAAGGTTGCAGTGGAGAAGAGAACTACAGACGCCTCCATGACAATAAGCAAACTCGACCAGCTCACTTGGAacagaatgtcttcatcatgcCTAACCCATCCTGAGTAAATTAGGTATGAAGATATTAGGTAGCAAGTGGTTGAGAGGAAAATAATAATATTATGGAAATATATATTGCAAATGTAAATGTAGGTTGGTGGGAAATGAGAGGGAAGCCCCACCTGTCTTAAAAGAGAAAGATACTCAAAGATGCATTGCATATTAAGAATTAAGAATTAAGATGGACATCATAACTTTAAAATCATACCAATGTATTATGTATGAGAAGTACTACCTTTATGTTGCATTGTTATTGTCAGCTTCTAACTTCAGTAATCTATTATTGGGAATATCAGATTGTCCTAACAACCATATCTTCTGCAACTGAACTATATGTATACAGAAAAAGATTACCAGAATTTTCATTAACAAAGAATTACCTTGACTTTTGTAAAGTTGTATCCTTCTTCCTGCCTTCTTGAGTAACCATTGTTTTCCCTACAGATGAAATGTTTGGCTCGGCTAATGGGTTTGTGACAAACCCACCCTGAAGCCCAAACTTCTGTCTCTCCCATTTGTAAGAAGTTCTGCTCTCGTCTGAGCTGTTTGCTGGGTCTGAGGCAGAAAACCTTGAGGAAGACCTACCACCAGTGTGCCTTCTCCAGAATTTTGGGCTCAGAATGCAGCACGTCTTTACATCAGGCTCCCTGTTTGACATCCTTCCTGAAGAGAAGGCCAAATCACGAGAGATCTCATCCAAAGCCATCTCCAGCCCATGTACTCTTGTCTCCAAAGAATTCATACCATTCTCAGACTTTCCCATAAATTTCTGATAAACAAAAGGGATAATATATTTCAGACTCACTTCCAGTAAATTTCACGATGACTAATACCTATATGCTAAAACGTTTTTTTTTTCATGTTAAACGTTTTTTTACATGTGACGATACGGAACGTTAATTGCACATGGCAGGTGCAGCTAAATCAGCAAGATGATAATATGCATGCCTTCATGTCACTACTAAAATATTTGTGCATGGTTAAGTTTAGCAATGTAATGTTATGTAGGGAACATGGATAGCAACATGACATGTGCTACTATATGTATATGACAACGTCTTGACTTGGAATAATCATGTTCAAATCTGACCCAACGTGTCACTGATACTGAGAAGTTAATGTTGGATGGAAACATCAATTTTTAAGTAGCAGTCCCTTTCCAGTATTCTGAAACAGGAGCTAATATTACCCTCTTCTTGTATCCAGAAACCAAAATACCCACTTCCAGCATGGACTAACTTACAGTTACAGAATGTTTTCTCTGGTATAATTTAGTAATCAGGGGAGAATTCAGTAATTATTTATTTCTGGAAGAAACGAGTAATGGCTACAAGCCATACAAGTCTGGCAAGAGAACTGTAAAATATAAGAACTGAATAGAGGAAAATTACCTGGAGAAGATCCAGTAAACTGCTTTGCTGATTTTCAATCTGAAGGAGCTGCGTCCTTATTTCTGACAAGCTCTCATCCTTGTGAACTGCATACCTTTCTGATCCACCTTCAACTTCTGAAATCTCTTCCAAATTACCACCGCACTCGTACGGAACAACTCGTGACCCTGCTTTGTGTCCAGCCAGCTTGGCCGACCTATCCTCGCTGCCTTGGAAGAGTGTCCTCCTAGCCTCCAGCCTGTCTCTCACATTGCCTCCTTTCAGTAGCTTCTCCTCCGTCACCACTTTGATTGGGGTAGCATCTGGAGCAACAGAAATCTCAACCTTGTAGTCACAATTATTTGCTTGGCGCGCTTTGCGATATGAAGGCGGTGACAGCTTCTTGTTCCTGATGGATGAAGGACTATTTGTTTTGGTGACACTGGGTGACACATCAGGCGGAGATGATCTGCTCACAGGTAATCTGCTCCTCCTTGTTGCTGATGGAACTGAGTTTGAGCCCAGCGAAGCAGCCGGATATCGCCCATCACTTGCACTCCCTGATTAGTTACAAGataaattatatataaaaaagaaataGGTGTAGCATTTTACCCAACTAATTTTTTGAAGGCAAAAACTGTGGGGGAGATCCCCACAGCACTTCATTTTTCATTATATAAAAAGAGAAATACTTACAATGGGTGAAAGAAGGAACACTTCATTTTACCCAACTATTCATCAATACTTtgtccttgtttagttcgcgaaaagatttcccaaaaagtactacagtacctatcccatcgaatcttgcgatacgtgcatggagcattaaatgtagacgaaaaaaactaattgcgcagtttggttggaaattgcgagacgaacgttttgagcctaattagtccatgattgaacactaattgccaaataaaaacgaaagtgctacagtagccaaatttccactTTCCACCAACTAAACACGCTTTATTAAGTATATAAACAACAAGAGACTCTTATGTGGTTCTTTACCTCTTGCAAGGTATACAAAAATAAATTTACCAGATCTGTACATGCAGAACTAGTAGCAAGTAGCCAAGTACAGCTAAAACTACGAAGGGGATGCCCCTCCTCACCTGTAAGAGAAGATCTTCGTTGTGACTGGGACGCTGGTGGCGGAGCGGAGGAGCACTCGTCCTCTTCAGCACCCGGGATCTCCTTCCACGCCTCAATCATCCGGTTCATCGACTCTCGCACAATCTTGACCTGCATTGAAGCATTTTGATACTCAGCCCCACAGTCAGATCCAAACAAAAAAAATGACAACTGTAAGATCCGAACCAAATTGATGACCGACCTTGTCAAACCTTCTGGCCTCGAAGAAGGTAACGCAAGAGGATTTGTAGGTCGTGAGAAGATCCGTGTGCTCTAGGGCCAATGCAGCAAGCGCCTCCGCCGCGGCCTTCCTCGCTGCCCAGTCATCGCTAGCGATTGCATCGCGGAGGCACGGGATGGAGGCGGTGACTTCGgcatcgccggccatggccgcGGAGGCGCCGATGAGGGTGATGAGCGCGGGCTTGGCCTTGAAGGCATTGCTGCGAAGTAACTTGAGGAGGCGCGGTTGGAGCTTGTGGAGGTAGGAAGCGAGGTCGGCGGTGACGGCGGACGCCTCGACGGCAGCGGCCGTGGCGAGCGCGGCGGCCAGCTGCGCGCACTGGTCCTGCTCGTGAAGGAGCGCGTCCGTGAGGGGCCGGagcgcggcggaggcggaggcggaggccgccgccgcggcgcgcgcGGTGTCGACGAGCGCGGCGCGGACGGAGGAGTCCTGGTCCCGGACGCGGCGGAGCGCGGCGGCGAGGATGCGCGGGACGAGCGGGGCCACGGCGTCGCGCGGGTGGGACGCCGCGACGAGCGCCAGGGCGCGCAGCGCGTGGCGGCGGAGCGGGGTCTTGTCGGTGGGGCGCGCGTCGGAGACGGCCGAGACGAAGGCCGCGAGCTCGTCCGGCTCGAGCGCGCGCGCGATGGCCTCGAGCTCGGCGGCCGCCATGGCCTCTGTGTCGCGGTCGGAAAGCTTGAGGAGGCAGCGGTTGACGCGCTGCTTCAGCGGCTCGCGCCGCGCTGTGGTGCCCATGGCTGGCGCGGGAGCCACGAGCGGTGCCGCCGTGTTGTTGCTCGGCTAGTTATTGGCCGGGCGGGGTGGGAGTGGGACGTGGGAGTTGGGAGGCGGCACCGCGGCGTGGAGTGCCATGGAAGCTGCCTAGGCTACTGGTGAACTTTCTCTAATAGGTGCCGGTGCCGGGCCCGGGTCGGGGTCTACTGCTGCGCGCGTTTTCTTGCCTTTTTtttacttttctttttctttttctttatgtgACTGACATGGAAGAGCTGAACAGCAGCTTTGTAGGTAGGTATCAACCTCAGGGCGCGTTTAGATGGCGCCGGATTCGGCATCTGCACCGTGTGTTTGATGTCACGGTAAATACGGTAGTAATTTTGTtggtatttgtgaattattgtttaAATATTGATtaattagactcaaaagattcatctcgcaaagtccaactaaactgtacaattagtttttaatttcatctatatttagtactccatacatataccgcgagtttgatgtgacggagaatcttgttTTTTATGGTGCTAAAGTTGAGAGTTTTGGGGAACTAAACAAAGGCTCAGTAAACTACCAGCTCATACGTAAATACTCCTTCCTCAAGAAATAAGGGTGTATTTAGTTAgggaggtgaaaatttttgggtgtcacatcggatgtgtcggaaggatatcgggaggggtttttggatactaataaaaaaaataaattacagaacctATCAGGAAACTGCCAGAcgaatctaataatactaattaatcggtcattagcacatgtgggtactgtagcacttaaggcttttcatggactaattaggcttaaaagattcgtctcgcgatttcgccgagaactgtgcaattagtttttttgtctacatttagtactccatgcatgtgtccagacATGCTCTTTTACTGTAAGAGGCAAAAaaatttggaaactaaacagggtcttagttggggaggtgaaaatttttgggtgtcacatcggatgtgtcggaaggatgtcgggagaggtttttagatactaataaaaaaacaaattatagaacccatcaggaaactgcgagacgaatctaatgatactaattaattggtcattagcacatgcgggttactgtagcatttaaggcttttcatggactaattaggcttaaaagattcgtctcgcggtttcgccgagaactgtgtaattagttttttttttcgtctacatttagtactccatgcatgtgtccaaacatgctcttttactgtaggaggcaaaaaaatttggaaactaaacagggcctaagtcgATTTCTAGCTATGTAACTTATACTCTCAAAATACTCCCTCCTTTCTAAAAAGAATATAATTTTCATTTCTCAAAGAGTTAAATAATTTTTAAATAGAACTAAATCTAAAATATTTTACTAACATTTATAATACCACATAGATATCATCATACTAATTACGAGATATATTTTTATGACAAATCTAATTAAAGACAAATGTTGATATTTTCTTACAaatctagttaaacttaaaaaaaaagtCTGACTTATCTAAAACCTAAAATTATATTCTTTTAGAAACAAAGAGAATGATTGAATTAATCTTTAACTTCTGACTAAGTAGCTAGACAAgtgtgtctagatacatagccttTGGATGGTAtggaaaacaaaaaataaaactatAATTCTCGTTCCTATGTATTGAGTCACACTAGCCTCATTTCATTCGCAGAAATCACTTGCAAGAAAAACATATAATACTTTCTTTTGtgattcatttcataaaaaaccATGGTAAAAAAACATACACATAAACCTCATTGTTTCTTGTTTCCTCTGTTCCACTACGATTTGTCCAACCACCCATTCCTACAAATTTTCTATGTtttttcattaattcattttgCATAAACATTCCTATTTTATTCTTGTATTTTTCCTAATCTTGCATTTTTTTAATTAAAGTTATGCGGTTTATTTCATGTAGCCTTGGATCTGTTCCAATGAAGATAGACTTAGCTAGTTTTGAATGCTGGCTTTGTTGACTTCTCTAGAACTTTGGTAATTTGTGTCAATATCTGCTTGTTTAGAGTACGTTTGGAACCCATGAATTTTACAGGATTTATACATGAATCAGTTTAATTTCACAGAAAAAAATATAGGAATAAAAAAAATCTCACGTTCCAAATAGGATCTTAACTTTCACATTTTTTTTCTTGATTATATGATCTTGGCGAGAGCTGAAAGATATGTTTAAGTTTGCGTTTAGGATATATCGTTCGTCGAGGAAAAAATCAAGTCCCGCTCAATGTTTGTGTAGTAACATAGCATTCTCTAATCTGGCCGATGTTTTTTAATTTCCCtaaaagcaaaagaaaagaactCAGGTGAACAATTGTGTGCATGCTAGTGACACCTGTAGTCTCTGTAGATACCTATCAGTGCGTGTTTAGTTCGGGAATTTTttaaatttggctactgtagcactttcgtttttatttggcaattagtgttcaatcatggactaattagactcaaaacattcgtctcgcaattttcaaccaaactgtgtaattagttttttttcgtctatatttaatgctccatacacgtatcacaagattcgatataatgactattgtagcactttttggaaaaaattttggaaactaaacaagcactcAATCAGACCAGCCATAAAGACAAGAAACACTAACGCCTTATTCGACTGATTTGCATCCCTAATAATTCTTGTGAGAGAACGTCTCACTACGTCGTGCGTTGTCTTGGAGTTGACACGATCATGATACAACTGGTCTGCCCTGCCCAGCGCCATATGTGGCCCATCACTCTGAAGAGGGGGTCTACCTCCGTTTCTTCATCAGAGAAGGTGGGAGAAAAGGATCTGCTACTGGTATTTTATTAGTATCTGCCTATCTGGCACATGACCCTAAAATGGATTATGTTAGTTGTAATGCAGGTGATTGGAATAAAGCATATTAATCGAAGTAGCAGACTCCAACTAATGATATGGTTCCTGGACCAAACCAAAGGCATTATGATGCAACAATCCAATTATGTTAGGAAAACAAAAGAGGATCAGAAAATGCCAAGCAGCTTATTTAGTATGATTGATCTTGACATAGCAACATATGCGGTTTAGATGCGATCACCAAATTtcggattttttatttattaCCCATGCGACTACCTACCCAAAAAATTGCACCCCAAGAAAAATATCCAAAGACACGCGgagggcttaccgtatgggagtttttagcggccccttcaatactttgtgtcagggtggctgtagagcactgtttcgtgcagggtatggtccctggtacagttgttttgacttgtgagccatgccttgcctttctccgcacgtcttctggttccttccgaacggggtcccccggtcggatggctccagtcggctcttagTGCGCcaatcggagaagagcggtgagcaaggTTCCCATGAGCCacggtcgcggggtcggagtcggaagcagcgttttgggccaggcctttcgattggagagactgcttggagacagctggtgcctgaagcgagtgctccggtcggagaggtggaccAAAAAGTTGACGAACGGGCACTTGTTCCTTTGGGTAGACCTTTCGATCGGCAACCGGACTGCCCTTCCGGCCCGTTGTGTTTTATATTTTCGGGCCGacccatgaactatatgttgttCTCCTGAGCCGAGCCCGGGcgcggaagccggtcctcgagggaccccgggtttatcaacccgacaggagcccccgagcccccggacgatttgagccgaatcgtccgggggattttttgtcttgctggcgggtgcgcgcgagcgcacccgcgggtgtagcccccgagcccctgggtggttcgggcggaaccgGCTGGGGGGTTCTTTGTGTTGTGTTTGTGGCTGCGCGTGTTTTGAGTTTTAAGAcgtaattttgtttaaccatggcgtcgttgtgcagccgaggtgtttttaagcatGGGGATTGAATTGAGACAGACCTTATTGATCCCAGCATCGGTGCGCGCCAGGGATCGGGTgaggaagtttagtttgagacaaGCCCTAGCGTCGGTGTGCGCCGTGAACGGAGATAGCTTAGttttggatgcaacagagttcgatctttggcgtcggtgcgcgccgtgggatcgggtaaggtggagtcacgagtagacccaggcgtcggtgctcgtcgtggatcgagagagttagttttagttagtgaagccgttacgcgagtttagagtcgcggtcccaagagccgtagccggatgtcgccgatccagtCGACGCaagtttggagtcgcggtcccaagagccgtagccagatgtcgcctatcccgtcgacgtgagttcagagtcgcggtccTAAGAGCTATAgctggatgtcgccgatcctgtc is from Miscanthus floridulus cultivar M001 chromosome 7, ASM1932011v1, whole genome shotgun sequence and encodes:
- the LOC136464408 gene encoding TORTIFOLIA1-like protein 3; the encoded protein is MGTTARREPLKQRVNRCLLKLSDRDTEAMAAAELEAIARALEPDELAAFVSAVSDARPTDKTPLRRHALRALALVAASHPRDAVAPLVPRILAAALRRVRDQDSSVRAALVDTARAAAAASASASAALRPLTDALLHEQDQCAQLAAALATAAAVEASAVTADLASYLHKLQPRLLKLLRSNAFKAKPALITLIGASAAMAGDAEVTASIPCLRDAIASDDWAARKAAAEALAALALEHTDLLTTYKSSCVTFFEARRFDKVKIVRESMNRMIEAWKEIPGAEEDECSSAPPPASQSQRRSSLTGSASDGRYPAASLGSNSVPSATRRSRLPVSRSSPPDVSPSVTKTNSPSSIRNKKLSPPSYRKARQANNCDYKVEISVAPDATPIKVVTEEKLLKGGNVRDRLEARRTLFQGSEDRSAKLAGHKAGSRVVPYECGGNLEEISEVEGGSERYAVHKDESLSEIRTQLLQIENQQSSLLDLLQKFMGKSENGMNSLETRVHGLEMALDEISRDLAFSSGRMSNREPDVKTCCILSPKFWRRHTGGRSSSRFSASDPANSSDESRTSYKWERQKFGLQGGFVTNPLAEPNISSVGKTMVTQEGRKKDTTLQKSRMG